One genomic window of Methanosarcina acetivorans C2A includes the following:
- a CDS encoding methylamine methyltransferase corrinoid protein reductive activase translates to MYGIALDLGTSGFRAQLIDLETKKVVRTAMTMRHPLPGGNVIDHLDFALEVGEDIANSIILDAVSKIIATFGVDPTCIRKLVVCGNPIQLSLFQNSEIRDLAFAGKNMQRRLGVENVDRSAKVFPASDLFRGVLNLPNCEITVPPAIAHEIGADALAMMIETDFLNRKEVSIVTDYGTNAEMAIKTGDRIITGSAAAGPAIEGQGISCGMIASPGAISDVNLEKKRIEKDIEKDCWRLTVLDEKMEGRPGALIDPVTGETVERGEIEAVGITGTGVIAVIALAMETGLMEQPPKLPDGRLILGNGIEITDADIAEAGKAIGAIRAAQLTLLLEAGVPFEELENVYMSGASGTYVDCRKARKIGSCPDFSKKAVQFGNTSIALARELLLDESRLGEVIALARTIKADHLMMATSETFKNIYTCELSYWTEGMSLKLYKKFFKMYKYPPLPGPVENAVMEKRASKDIEETGNVPVEIVEDVGITIEVPVEGCIQCSRCNEECPENALVTIEKNGSFFASCRTQDCLGTSCRRCVRACPIKAIDFKNIAIQNTSGLQKGSITGGVY, encoded by the coding sequence ATGTACGGGATCGCACTTGATCTGGGTACCAGCGGCTTTCGAGCGCAGCTCATAGACCTGGAAACAAAAAAAGTTGTAAGAACTGCCATGACGATGAGGCACCCCCTGCCAGGGGGCAATGTGATCGACCACCTGGACTTCGCACTGGAAGTCGGGGAAGATATTGCAAACAGCATCATACTGGACGCTGTAAGCAAGATTATTGCGACCTTTGGGGTAGACCCGACCTGCATTCGGAAACTTGTTGTATGCGGGAACCCTATCCAGCTTTCGCTTTTCCAGAACTCGGAGATCAGGGACCTGGCCTTTGCCGGAAAAAACATGCAGAGAAGGCTTGGAGTCGAAAATGTGGACCGGAGTGCCAAGGTCTTTCCGGCATCCGATCTTTTCAGGGGGGTCCTGAACCTTCCTAACTGCGAAATAACCGTGCCTCCGGCTATTGCCCATGAGATCGGAGCCGATGCCCTCGCGATGATGATCGAAACCGATTTCCTGAACCGGAAAGAGGTCTCCATTGTCACCGACTACGGGACGAATGCGGAAATGGCAATAAAAACAGGCGACAGAATTATCACAGGCAGTGCGGCTGCAGGCCCGGCCATCGAGGGACAGGGTATCAGCTGCGGAATGATTGCAAGCCCGGGTGCGATTTCCGACGTGAATCTTGAAAAGAAACGTATAGAAAAGGATATAGAAAAGGACTGCTGGCGGCTTACGGTCCTGGACGAAAAGATGGAAGGAAGACCCGGAGCCCTAATCGATCCTGTTACCGGCGAGACTGTGGAAAGAGGAGAAATCGAAGCTGTGGGAATTACCGGGACCGGGGTAATTGCAGTTATTGCGCTTGCAATGGAAACGGGGCTTATGGAACAACCTCCGAAACTGCCCGACGGACGGCTGATCCTTGGAAACGGGATAGAGATTACAGACGCAGATATTGCCGAAGCCGGAAAAGCCATAGGGGCAATCCGGGCAGCTCAGCTCACTCTGCTGCTTGAAGCTGGAGTGCCTTTTGAGGAACTGGAAAACGTCTATATGTCAGGAGCTTCCGGGACATATGTGGACTGCAGGAAAGCCAGAAAAATAGGTTCCTGTCCGGATTTCTCAAAGAAGGCGGTTCAGTTCGGGAACACTTCTATCGCGCTTGCACGCGAACTTCTCCTTGACGAGTCCAGGCTCGGGGAGGTTATTGCCCTTGCAAGGACAATAAAAGCCGACCACCTGATGATGGCCACCAGCGAAACCTTCAAGAACATCTACACATGCGAGCTTTCCTACTGGACCGAAGGCATGAGCCTGAAGTTGTACAAAAAGTTTTTTAAGATGTACAAATATCCGCCTCTCCCTGGACCGGTAGAAAATGCGGTGATGGAAAAGCGGGCCTCAAAGGATATCGAGGAAACCGGAAACGTGCCCGTTGAGATCGTGGAAGACGTGGGAATTACCATAGAGGTGCCTGTGGAAGGCTGTATCCAGTGCAGCCGCTGTAACGAAGAGTGCCCGGAAAATGCCCTTGTGACCATCGAGAAAAACGGGAGCTTCTTTGCAAGCTGCAGGACTCAGGACTGCCTGGGAACGAGCTGCAGACGCTGTGTCCGAGCCTGCCCGATAAAAGCTATAGACTTCAAGAATATCGCAATTCAAAACACGAGTGGGCTTCAGAAAGGCAGCATCACCGGCGGGGTCTACTGA
- a CDS encoding PKD domain-containing protein yields MNKGIFLILFALICIVLIGPAEAKTWYVDDSGEADFTDIQTAVNSASSGDTIFVYSGTYSGFYVNIPYLSIIGEGADVVTVGSSIYLPEGSSAWQNATGTVLQEMKITASPMIGYSSLGTVSDITIRDCTFEGISSSIAVYLRSTNRVVFENNVISNCTGNNALVAKGDSCIITNNSIQNNKNAYAIVFYQATNTTVKNNHIESNNIGFYFNNAGNENKIYLNSLSNNSQSVKVAGTVPSITYWSSPDQILYTFNSTTYTGYMGNYWSDYTGTDANGDGIGDDPYVLPDSLEADNYPLMQPFENYFGGSDPVVPVAAFTASPTSGDAPLAVNFTDTSTGSPTSWFWDFGDGDDTNSTVQNPFHVYTSSGIYNVTLTVTNDEGSDTETKTGYITVTSGGTNSGLADSAWPKYGYDLSNTGQSPYAGPQTNNVIWTLDVGGSYRAVSPSIGADGIIYVGSQFDHKLYALYPDGTEKWSYSGSTYFSSPTIGSNGTIYVGSMDSNLYALNPDGTLKWSFATGGEIYAAPAIGSDGTIYIGSNDDKLYALNPDGTEKWNYTAGNDFRYGSPAIGPDGTVYAGNMDNNVYALNPDGTLKWSYTTGGYVLSGPAIGSDGTIFAGCYDYNVYALNPDGTLKWSYTTGGHIFNIPAIGSDGTIYIGCQDKNLYALNPDGTEKWKYLLSNSVTYSSPVIGSDGTIYLGVRNSVGNYFHAINPDGTEKWKYLTGSTIQSPSVIGSDGTLYVVMDNRLLYAFRDTEAEPSVADFSADLTSGTTPLTVQFTDLSENSPLAWTWDFGDGDDTNSSKQNPVHTYTAAGTYTVTLTAINSGGKGTESKVGYITVTDAVPPVAEFSAEPTSGEIPLTVRFTDESTGYPTEWFWDFGDGDDTNATVQNPVHTYAEVGTYTVTLTATNSVGNDTESKTSYITTTCFAPVADFSAEPTSGKVPLTVHFTDESANNPTSWSWDFGDGDDTNSTLQNPVHTYAEIGIYNVTLTATNTAGNGTESKTGYITVADTVPIAHFSAEPTCGEVPLTVQFTDLSENFPASWSWDFGDGDDTNSTLQNPVHTYAEIGIYNVILTATNTAGNGTESKTGYITVVTTPVANFSGEPTSGKVPLTAQFTDLSENFPDSWSWDFGDGDDTNATMQNPVHTYIASGTYTVNLTVTNDAGNDTEEKTGYITVESLVPGEDAPVSSFTTNSSSGRVPFIVQFTNTSTGNVTGLSWDFGDGETSTEKNPVHTYVTQGTHTATLAATGPGGTTKATETMEVAAPLNTGSYDGGSPLLTVQEGNVSGGLWYDSYPGFDTYAEKTFTLPDHTAIKWARLYADVYCGLMDGNKSFSMTIDIDGDGDGTYELQKYDAASIGYSGTPVWVNDHVNRVTSDYFMWYDLTDDITGNEVNIKATGGGDDGRIKHVTLVVAYDDGDKDEIHYWVNQGHDTANYDSYIGSTEFGTSALSDDPNAVNLSSIYCASVDGVYTFDGESLASGGPAISGGYFGYNDWGVTEYFNSGQDSTLTYANTGGGYYKIQVALLTASNISSSGSNAPVAAFSATPTSGHTPLTVQFTDESSNSPTSWSWDFNGNGTVDSTEQSPSYLYTVAGTYTVNLTVTNGDGSDSEVKSDYITVTAPPASGPEWTLNSNWNTPDIGKYSSPAFADIDSDGDYDLMIGAYDGVTYCYENTGSSGSPEWTLNSNWNAPAVGFVISSPALADLDGDGDYDLMIGAYDAVTYGYENTGTSGSPVWTANTSWNAPYIGSITASPALTDLDGDGDFDLLIGSKSGVTYGYENTGSSDSPEWTLNSNWNAPAVDTYSSPALADLDGDGDYDLLIGSMSGVTYGYENIGSSGSPEWTLYSNWNAPDAGAKTSPALADLDGDGDYDLMIGESTGVTYGYENTETTGVTVPVAGFSASPTSGTAPLMVQFTDNSTGSPTEWSWDFGDGATSNESSPMHTYSAAGNYTVNLTVENSAGTDFEVKTDYITVLEPSTPEPVAAFTADVTNGDVPLTVNFTDQSTGSPASWLWDFGDGATSTEQNPVHTYASAGSYTVNLTVENGAGTDFELKSDYIEVSKASGSTVTLYFDPASSSVSENESTEISIIASNFPAGFSGYNLTVALDNPAVAEIVDIKYPTWALITENSSLPGTSIYLKTVDLEDAIKEGAADVVLATLTVSGKEKGSANLSIGVKRLEEDSGDTIEPALLAGTIEVTLLSPLPDQEYAPKDLDGDGLYEDLTGNGEFSFVDIVAYFHNMDWIEENMPVEYFDFNGNGRIDFDDVVDMFAMI; encoded by the coding sequence ATGAATAAAGGGATATTTCTAATTCTCTTTGCACTTATCTGCATAGTATTAATAGGACCTGCAGAAGCAAAGACCTGGTATGTAGACGATAGTGGCGAGGCAGATTTTACAGACATACAAACTGCTGTCAACAGCGCTTCTTCCGGAGATACGATCTTTGTTTACAGCGGAACATATAGCGGTTTTTATGTAAATATACCATACTTAAGCATCATAGGAGAAGGGGCTGATGTCGTAACAGTGGGTAGTAGCATATATCTACCTGAAGGATCTAGTGCATGGCAGAATGCAACTGGAACTGTACTTCAAGAAATGAAAATAACGGCTTCCCCGATGATTGGTTATAGTTCACTTGGCACTGTTTCAGATATAACTATAAGAGATTGTACATTTGAAGGAATAAGCTCGTCGATTGCAGTATATTTAAGGTCAACAAATCGCGTTGTTTTCGAAAATAATGTGATCTCAAATTGTACAGGAAATAATGCCTTAGTTGCAAAAGGAGATTCATGCATCATTACAAATAATTCAATTCAAAATAATAAAAATGCATATGCAATTGTTTTTTATCAAGCAACTAATACCACGGTTAAGAACAACCACATCGAATCAAATAATATTGGCTTTTATTTCAATAATGCAGGAAATGAAAACAAAATATATTTAAACAGTTTATCCAACAATTCACAAAGTGTGAAGGTTGCAGGGACAGTTCCTTCCATCACCTACTGGTCTTCTCCAGATCAAATCCTCTACACCTTTAACAGCACGACCTACACCGGCTACATGGGTAACTACTGGTCCGACTACACAGGTACAGACGCCAACGGTGATGGAATAGGGGACGATCCGTACGTCTTACCTGACAGCTTAGAAGCCGATAACTACCCCCTGATGCAGCCTTTTGAAAACTACTTTGGCGGTAGCGATCCTGTTGTCCCCGTTGCTGCATTCACAGCATCACCGACATCTGGAGATGCCCCGCTGGCAGTAAACTTTACCGATACATCAACCGGGTCTCCGACTTCATGGTTCTGGGACTTCGGCGATGGGGACGACACGAACTCGACCGTGCAGAACCCATTCCATGTTTACACATCATCCGGAATCTACAACGTGACCCTCACTGTGACAAACGATGAGGGCAGCGACACCGAGACGAAGACTGGTTACATCACCGTAACTTCAGGAGGGACAAACAGCGGACTTGCCGATTCGGCGTGGCCGAAATACGGGTATGATCTCAGCAACACCGGGCAGTCCCCGTATGCCGGGCCGCAGACAAATAATGTTATCTGGACATTAGATGTGGGAGGGTCCTACCGTGCGGTTAGTCCGTCGATAGGAGCAGACGGGATCATCTACGTGGGAAGTCAGTTTGACCACAAATTATATGCACTATACCCGGACGGAACTGAGAAATGGAGTTACTCAGGCAGCACATACTTCAGTTCGCCGACAATAGGGTCGAACGGGACTATTTATGTGGGCAGTATGGACTCTAACCTGTATGCGTTAAATCCTGATGGAACTCTTAAATGGAGTTTTGCCACCGGGGGTGAAATATATGCGGCTCCTGCAATAGGATCTGACGGTACGATCTACATTGGAAGTAATGACGATAAATTATATGCATTAAATCCTGACGGGACTGAAAAATGGAATTATACCGCCGGCAATGACTTTAGATATGGATCGCCTGCAATAGGACCTGACGGCACCGTCTATGCTGGTAACATGGATAATAATGTATATGCTCTGAATCCTGACGGTACCCTCAAGTGGAGTTACACAACCGGAGGATATGTACTCAGCGGTCCTGCAATAGGATCTGATGGTACTATCTTCGCAGGATGTTATGATTATAATGTATATGCATTAAATCCTGACGGTACCCTCAAGTGGAGTTACACAACTGGAGGGCATATTTTCAACATTCCTGCAATAGGATCTGACGGCACCATCTACATTGGATGTCAGGACAAAAACTTATATGCGTTAAACCCAGACGGAACTGAAAAATGGAAATATCTGCTATCTAATAGTGTAACCTACAGTTCGCCAGTGATAGGATCTGACGGTACCATTTACTTGGGAGTGAGAAACTCGGTAGGTAACTATTTCCATGCGATAAACCCTGACGGAACTGAAAAATGGAAATATCTGACAGGTAGTACTATTCAGAGTCCGTCGGTGATAGGATCTGACGGAACCCTCTATGTGGTAATGGATAATCGATTACTCTATGCCTTCAGGGATACCGAAGCGGAACCGTCCGTCGCAGACTTCAGTGCAGATCTGACATCCGGGACCACTCCTCTGACCGTCCAGTTCACCGATCTGTCAGAAAATTCGCCACTTGCGTGGACCTGGGACTTTGGTGACGGAGACGACACCAACTCATCAAAACAGAATCCGGTACATACCTACACGGCAGCCGGCACCTACACCGTAACCCTCACTGCGATAAACAGTGGCGGCAAAGGCACGGAGTCGAAGGTCGGGTACATCACCGTTACGGACGCTGTTCCTCCCGTAGCGGAATTCAGTGCAGAGCCCACCTCCGGTGAAATCCCCCTGACAGTCCGGTTCACTGATGAATCGACGGGTTATCCGACCGAATGGTTCTGGGACTTCGGCGACGGTGACGATACCAATGCAACCGTGCAGAACCCGGTACATACCTACGCCGAAGTCGGCACATACACCGTAACCCTCACCGCGACAAACAGTGTCGGCAATGATACAGAGTCGAAGACCAGCTACATTACCACTACATGCTTTGCTCCCGTAGCGGACTTCAGCGCGGAACCCACCTCCGGGAAAGTTCCCTTGACCGTTCATTTCACCGATGAATCTGCCAACAATCCGACTTCATGGTCCTGGGACTTCGGCGACGGTGACGATACTAACTCAACCTTACAGAATCCGGTACATACCTACGCCGAAATCGGCATCTACAACGTGACCCTCACCGCGACAAACACTGCCGGCAATGGTACGGAGTCAAAGACCGGCTATATCACCGTTGCAGACACTGTGCCCATAGCACACTTCAGCGCCGAACCGACCTGCGGGGAAGTCCCCCTGACCGTCCAGTTCACCGATCTCTCTGAAAATTTCCCGGCCTCATGGTCCTGGGACTTCGGCGACGGTGACGATACTAACTCAACCTTACAGAATCCGGTACATACCTACGCCGAAATCGGCATCTACAACGTGATCCTCACCGCGACAAACACTGCCGGCAATGGTACGGAGTCGAAGACCGGTTACATCACCGTTGTAACTACGCCCGTAGCAAACTTCAGCGGGGAACCGACCTCCGGGAAAGTCCCCCTGACCGCCCAGTTCACCGACCTCTCGGAGAATTTCCCGGATTCATGGTCCTGGGACTTCGGCGACGGTGACGATACCAATGCAACCATGCAGAACCCTGTACACACCTACATTGCGTCCGGCACCTACACCGTAAACCTCACCGTGACAAACGATGCCGGCAACGACACCGAGGAGAAGACCGGCTACATCACCGTTGAGAGCCTTGTTCCGGGAGAAGATGCACCCGTCTCTTCCTTCACCACCAACTCATCGTCAGGCAGGGTTCCCTTCATCGTGCAGTTCACAAACACCTCGACAGGCAACGTGACCGGCTTATCATGGGACTTCGGCGACGGGGAAACTTCAACCGAGAAGAATCCAGTCCACACATATGTCACTCAGGGAACCCACACTGCCACCCTTGCAGCCACCGGGCCGGGCGGGACCACGAAGGCGACCGAGACGATGGAGGTGGCCGCACCGCTCAACACGGGTAGCTATGACGGAGGATCACCGCTGCTCACCGTGCAGGAGGGCAATGTCTCCGGCGGGCTGTGGTATGATTCATATCCCGGTTTTGATACTTATGCCGAAAAGACATTCACACTGCCCGACCACACGGCGATCAAATGGGCGAGACTCTATGCTGACGTCTACTGCGGGCTAATGGATGGCAATAAATCCTTTTCGATGACGATAGACATCGACGGTGACGGTGACGGGACCTATGAACTGCAAAAATACGATGCCGCAAGCATCGGATACTCCGGCACTCCGGTATGGGTGAACGACCACGTGAACAGGGTGACTAGCGACTACTTCATGTGGTACGACCTGACCGATGACATAACGGGAAATGAAGTGAATATCAAAGCTACAGGCGGTGGCGATGACGGCAGGATCAAACATGTCACCCTTGTCGTTGCATATGACGACGGGGATAAGGACGAGATTCATTACTGGGTGAACCAGGGGCACGATACCGCCAACTATGATAGTTATATAGGCTCAACCGAATTCGGCACGTCCGCACTCTCTGACGATCCCAATGCCGTGAACCTTTCCTCCATATACTGTGCGAGCGTCGACGGCGTATACACATTCGACGGGGAGTCACTTGCATCCGGGGGACCGGCGATTAGTGGTGGATACTTCGGATACAACGACTGGGGTGTAACTGAATACTTCAATTCAGGACAGGACAGCACACTTACATATGCCAATACCGGTGGCGGTTATTACAAGATCCAGGTTGCACTCCTGACCGCATCCAATATAAGTTCATCCGGCAGTAACGCACCGGTCGCGGCGTTCAGCGCAACTCCCACATCCGGTCACACGCCTTTGACAGTACAGTTCACGGACGAATCCAGCAATTCACCGACCTCTTGGTCGTGGGACTTCAACGGCAACGGTACGGTTGACAGCACGGAGCAGAGTCCGTCCTATCTCTATACAGTAGCCGGTACCTACACCGTGAACCTTACCGTGACTAATGGGGACGGCAGCGATTCAGAGGTGAAGAGTGATTATATAACTGTTACAGCTCCTCCAGCCAGCGGACCTGAGTGGACCTTGAACTCTAACTGGAATACCCCTGATATAGGTAAATATTCCTCTCCGGCTTTTGCCGATATTGACAGTGACGGCGACTACGACCTTATGATCGGTGCATATGACGGAGTTACATATTGTTATGAGAATACCGGGTCTTCGGGCAGCCCTGAGTGGACTTTAAACTCTAACTGGAATGCGCCTGCTGTAGGTTTTGTTATTTCCTCCCCGGCTCTGGCCGACCTTGACGGTGACGGCGACTATGACCTTATGATCGGTGCATATGATGCAGTTACCTATGGTTATGAGAATACTGGGACTTCAGGTAGTCCCGTGTGGACTGCGAACACTTCCTGGAATGCGCCTTATATAGGTTCTATTACTGCATCACCGGCTTTGACTGACCTTGACGGTGACGGCGACTTTGACCTTCTGATAGGTAGTAAGAGTGGAGTTACCTATGGTTATGAGAATACCGGGTCTTCGGACAGCCCTGAGTGGACTTTGAACTCTAACTGGAATGCGCCTGCTGTAGATACATATTCCTCCCCGGCTCTGGCCGACCTTGACGGTGACGGCGACTACGACCTTCTGATAGGTAGTATGAGTGGAGTAACCTATGGTTATGAGAACATCGGGTCTTCGGGCAGCCCGGAGTGGACCTTGTACTCTAACTGGAATGCCCCTGATGCAGGAGCTAAAACCTCACCGGCTCTGGCCGACCTTGACGGTGATGGCGATTATGATCTTATGATCGGTGAATCTACAGGAGTTACATATGGCTATGAGAATACCGAAACCACAGGCGTTACAGTTCCTGTCGCCGGGTTCTCGGCATCGCCGACCTCCGGCACCGCCCCGCTGATGGTCCAGTTCACCGATAACTCCACCGGTTCTCCGACAGAATGGTCCTGGGACTTCGGCGACGGTGCGACCTCCAATGAATCGAGCCCCATGCATACTTATTCTGCAGCAGGTAACTATACCGTAAATCTGACTGTAGAAAATTCAGCTGGGACAGATTTCGAGGTGAAGACTGATTATATCACTGTATTGGAGCCCTCAACACCCGAACCCGTTGCTGCTTTCACCGCTGACGTAACGAATGGAGATGTACCTCTCACAGTTAACTTCACCGACCAATCCACAGGTTCACCGGCTTCGTGGCTCTGGGACTTCGGGGACGGAGCTACTTCAACGGAACAGAATCCAGTGCACACGTATGCTTCAGCCGGAAGTTACACCGTAAATCTGACTGTGGAAAATGGTGCCGGGACAGACTTTGAGTTGAAATCGGATTACATCGAAGTTTCCAAAGCTTCCGGGTCAACTGTTACTCTCTATTTCGACCCTGCAAGTTCCTCAGTTTCAGAAAACGAATCTACTGAAATAAGTATCATTGCCAGTAATTTCCCTGCAGGTTTTTCAGGCTACAACCTGACCGTTGCTCTCGACAACCCGGCTGTCGCCGAGATAGTTGATATAAAGTACCCTACCTGGGCACTGATTACTGAGAACTCTTCCCTGCCAGGGACTTCGATCTACCTGAAGACTGTTGACCTGGAAGATGCCATTAAGGAAGGGGCAGCAGATGTTGTGCTTGCCACTCTCACGGTTTCAGGAAAGGAGAAAGGATCTGCGAATCTTTCGATAGGGGTTAAACGTCTGGAGGAAGATTCCGGAGACACTATCGAACCAGCTCTCCTAGCAGGAACAATTGAAGTGACCCTTCTTTCTCCTCTTCCTGATCAGGAATATGCTCCAAAAGATCTCGACGGAGATGGACTCTATGAAGACCTTACCGGAAACGGGGAGTTCAGTTTCGTAGACATAGTGGCTTATTTCCACAATATGGACTGGATAGAGGAAAACATGCCGGTGGAGTACTTCGACTTCAACGGAAACGGAAGGATAGACTTTGATGATGTTGTGGACATGTTTGCAATGATTTGA